The genomic region CGGGCACCGCCCGATCGAGGCGCATCAGCCGCAGCGCGTGGTCCAGTTCGATGCCGGCCCGGCCGATCACCTCGGCAACCCGCCCGGTGGCGAGCCGGCGCATGAGCTCCATCTGCGCCAGCCGCAGATGCGCGTGCACGACCCCCAGCCCGACCGCGAGATCAGGCTCGTTCGCGGCTTCGATGCCAGGAACCTGATGCTCGTCCCAATGGATCCGCACGGGCTCGCGCACCGGCAGCCCCTGGCACGGGATGTTGCGCAGGCGCGCGGCGGTGGTCACGGGAGGGGGCCGGCCGGCGCGGACCACACGCCAGATCAATCCGGCGACCAGCGCCAGCCCTGCCAGGTTTGGCCTGCGCATGGGATGCCTCCTTGCGGTGGGCCTCCCGACGGTCGGCTGCTGGCGCGGGATGCGGGACTGAAAGAACCACGCCCAGGCATGGTTCCCGCAACGCCACGGTCCCGCGGGTGGCTACACGCCGTAGCGGTCGCGCATGACCTGTCGCAGTTCGTCCATCTGGGCCTGCGTCAGCGGACACAGGGCCAGCACCGCTTCCGGCAGGCTGGCATGTTGGCCGACCGCCACCGCACCGCCACGCACCTGCACCGGACGGTGCCGGCGGGTCACCACCACGCCGGCTTCCAGGCGAATCGTGAAGCCGGGAAGCTGGCTGTCGGGGGGATAGATGCGGATCAACTCGCCGGCATCGGTCGGATCGGCGGTCAGGGCCCAGCCACCAGGCGCGACCGCGGCCCAGGCATGGGCGAAGGCAAGATCATGGTCGGGAAAAGTGGCGTTCGCAGTCGGGGCAACCGCAGGGGAAGCATCGAGGGGCACGGGCAGGCGCCTTCAGGAGAGGTTGATGTTCACGTCACCATTCGTTTGCATCCGGAATCGGTTTCACTTTCGGACACGATCCATCGACTTGTCGCGCACAAGTGATCCGCTCCCGGGCCACCCCCTTTCATGCCATTTCGTGCGTGATCCTTGTTGGCTTTTCTTACGCTGCCATACGGTTCCCCGCCTGTTGCGGCAACGCGGCCACAGGGCTGAAATGAATGCACATCCGCACAAGCGCGCAGATCGTCACGACCGGGGCCCAATCAGCCGTCGCGGCAGACAGGCCGGGCGGCAAGCGCGTTCACGCGTTCGAGCAACTGCTGATGGTGATAGGGCTTGCACAACACCTCCATGGCCTCGGTGGCGCCGTGGCCGGCCAGCACCTCGCGGGCATAGCCAGAGGTCAACAGGATGCGCAGCTCCGGCTGCAGGCGTTGCGCTTCCCGGGCCACGGTGATGCCGCTGACGCCGCTCGGCAGCACCACGTCGGAGAAGAGGACATCGAAATGCTCGCCGGAGCGCAGCGCCACCAGCGCCCGGGATCGTCCTTGACGACCGGCAGGGACATCGCGGCGCTCGGCCTTGCGGGGAAGGCGGGTACCTCCGTGGCATCGTCCGGTGAGAGATCACGGGGGAAATACAGTGACACGGTGGTGCCCACGCCCGGCGTGCTGTCCAGGGTAACGGCCCCCCCCCGGACTGGTGCATGAAGCCGTGCACCTGGGCCAGCCCAAGCCCCCCTTGCCGACCTCCTTGGTGGTGAAGAACGGCTCGAACACATGCGCCAGGATCTCCGGCGGCATGCCCGTGCCGTTATCCCGGACGCTGACCCGCACATACTGCCCCGGCGCAAGTTCCAGCGCCTGCCCCGCCGCGACATCGATGTCGCAGTTGCCCATGGCGAGGACCACCTGCCCCCCGGACGGCATGGCATCGCGCGCATTGATGACGAGATTGAGGATCGCCGATTCGAACTGGGCGTGATCGGCCCGGCACGGCCACAGCTCTGCGGCGATATCCATGCGCACCGTGATGCTTTCGCCGACGGCCCGTTGCAGCAACTCGGCCAGGTCCCCGACGAGGCGGCTGAAGAGAAGGCGCTCGGCATGCAGCGATTGCCGGCGCGAGAAGGCCAGCAACTGGCGCGTCAACTTCGCCCCCGGTCGATGGCATGCTTGGCGCGCGCGATCACCGGTGGTGCCTCCGGGGCGCGGCCATGCGCGAGCCGGCGTTCCAACTGCTCCAGGCTGCCGAGCACCACCAGGAGCAGATTGTTGAAATCATGCGCGACGCCGCCGGTCAGCTGGCCGACCGCTACCATTTTCTGCGCCTGGGCAAGCTGGCGTTCCAGTTGGCGCCGTTCGGTGATGTCCTGTGCCGTCTCCAGGATACGCACCGCCTGCGTGTCCGCACCGGCAAGCGGCTGCAGAATGCTTTCGGCAATGCGGGTGCCGCCCGAAAAAGGAAAGCTGGTGTCGAACCGCATGGCCTGGCGGCCGGCGGCACAGGCACGGTAGCGGGCGACCTGGCTCTCGCCCGCCTCGCCTGCCAGCACGTTCTCCTGCACCCGCAGGCCCAGCATGTCAGCGGCGGGGCGGCCGGCGAGGCGCTCGACCGCCGGGTTGACCGCCTCGTAGGTGACCTTGCCATCGCCACCGACCCGCACGACGAAGACCATGTCGGGAACGTTCTCGAAGATGGCGCGGAAACGGGCCTCGCTGGCCACCAGGGCGGCGGTGCGATCGGCGACCTGGCGCTCCAGTTCCGCATGCTGCCGCGCCAGCACCTCCCGCGCCGCGACGATCTCGGAAATGTCGGTGGCGGTGCCGAACCACAGGCGAATCCCGCCGCTCTCGTCGCGCAACGGCTTCGCCTGGCCAGTGAGGGCGCGATACGCGCCGGCGGCGTTGCGGGCGCGGAACTCGGCCTTGAAGACATGGCCGCGCTGCACCGCTTCGGCCCAGGCGGCAACGATGCACCCCCGGTCATCCGGATGCAGGCAGGTCGCCCAGCCATCCCCCAGCCCGGCCTCCACCGACAGGCCGGTGAATTCCGTCCATTGCGGGTTGAGATAGTCCAGGCCGCCATCGGGACGTGCGGTCCAGACGATCTGAGGGATGGTTTCGGCCAGAAGGCGATAGCGCCGGTCTGCCTCGTGCGTGGCCTGCGTCACCGCCAACTGCCGCCGGGACCGCTTGCCGCGCGCATGGATGCGGAGCATCGCCGTCCCGAGCGCCGTCGCCGCGAGCAATGCGAGGATGTCGCCATCCCACTGGAGCCTCTGGTTGCGGCGCAACGGACCGAACACCACGCCATCCGGCGCCGCCGCGAAGATCCGCCACCCGGTCAGCACCGAAGTGGCGGCGGCAACCGCCAGCTCCGCCGCCGCCACCTGCCCCCGCACCAGGCCGGGACGCGCATGGGTGAAGACAGAGGGGGCTGGCGCGCCCACGCACGGATCGGCCGGCGTCTCCGAGTCAGACAGCGCCACGAACAGACCGTCGGTATCGACGATGAAGGCCGATGGCGTCTTACGCGACGCGGTGGACCAACAGATCCGCCGGATCCGCGGCGCGCCGGCCTATCTCGCCACGGTCGCGCCCTTCGGGGTGACCGCGAAGGACATGCCGGACCGCAACACCGCAGACCTCTGCCGGGCCGACTGACCGACCGGATGGCAGAAACTCAAAAATTGATGATCATCACAGAATATTCCCCAGAATGCGTCCCCCCGGGGACTGCTTGCCGCTTCTGAAGGCGCCTCGCCGCAGTCGCAGCATTTGGAAGAGGATTCGTGACCCCGGAAACCGCAAAAATGCAGCACGTGCCAAATAAATGGTTGGTCGGTTAACTTTGCGGCTGTGGGGTTATTTGTTGCAGGATAAACGTGACACAAGCCGCGCCGATCAAGGCGCCCACCGAACTGGCAGCCCAGTCTGCCACTGCGGGATTTCGGCCCGGTGACAGGGCCTGCAGCGGTTCCAGCACTGCAGCATAAGCCACCATTGCGGCAGAAATTCGGAATGGGCGCCGGTATGAAAGACCAAGGAGCAATGTCGTCCCCGCATACGCCAACGCATGCTCGATGAGTCCACCAAGGCTGGTGCGGACCATCTCTTCGGCCGGAAGCAAAGACAAGACTGCAATGACCACGATGCATGCCCATCCAGCAATCCTGATCCCACGCAGCAGCCAGATTTCGTTCATCTTTATTGCAAACCTCTAACGAAAGCGTGATGTCTACCTGCATGCCGATGATGAGGCCAGGGTCTACCCGCCGCCCATCTGGCCATGGGGGAAGCAAAATCCCGTGCGTGCCTGGCCTGGCCAACTCCGCCACACCCGATCCCACACCATCGTGACGGGCACGCTCTTCGCTTTTTCAGGCAGGCGCCGCGCCGATGGTACCTCACATTGGATCTCGACCTGCGAATCGGACGTCGGCTCAAGGGAACTTCCGGATTCCACAGGCCGAAAAACGGAGTGGAACCCTCGGGTCATCAGGCAATCCTGCGCACCGATGAATGCCGCCCTGGTCGATCGCATCGCGGATGCATTTGCAGGCTTCATCGACTGCCACTGCATCCTTATCCGACACGGCCCCCCATGCGGTCGGATGATGCTCCGGATCTCCTTCGTTCGCGCCCGCGCGCACGAGGCGCCGCGGTGGCACGGTGCCGTCTGCACTCTGCGGCTCCGGCGCTTCGGCCGCAACGCACCGTCTGACCGGAGGGGCCGTGCAGACGCCTCGATGTGCCGCCCCCTGCCCGAGAGCGCACGCGGCCCGTTACGGATCAACCTCGTGCATCCGCGGGTCTGTATCACCATGACGATGCTGGCCGCGCCGTTCATCGCCGGACACGGACAGTGCATCAGCCAAGCGTGGCACTGCTGAGACTGCGTAACATCGTCGAGATGTTGAAATGCCCGCTGTCACCAAGGCACAAAGCAAGGAAGCGTCGGTCACCCGGAGCGACCAACGGCATTCCCGCAGACGCAATACCATTGAGTCCCGTATCCGTTCGTAACATTGAGCGACATCAGTCTGTGGTAGGTACGTTCCTGTCAAAGTGACTTTATCGAATTGGAGTGAATTTGCCAGAATAAGGTCGTACGCGAAACCGAGGAAGCATCATTTGCAATCGATACGACGTGCCGGGAGGGCCGGGGCACGGACAGCAAAAAGGACAAAGAAGACCATCTGACATGGCTTTTGCCTTGTCAGAAAGGTCAGCCCCCTTCGGAAATTCTTCCGCACTGCGTCATCGCCAATCTCACGACAAGCACGTAGCTGCCTTATGCGCCTTAAAGTGAAAGTCTCGCCATGTTCAATAATCGTCTGCGTGTCGGCTTGCCCGGTGTAGGCGCCTGACGCCTCCTGCGGCCAAGCGAGTATCGTTACTTCAACACCACGCTCTGGAACACGGTCAGATCAGAATGATACCAAAAAAAATACACTATGTCTGGGTTGGCAGCCCCGAGCCTGACAGGATTCGCCGTTATATCGATAGCTGGTCTGCCACCAACCCTGATTACGAAATCATACGTTGGAATGAAGAAAATATTGATTTCTCCATACCGGCAATTCAGAACGCCTATAATCGCCGCCTATGGTCGAAGGTATCGGATATCGCCCGGTTGATGGCGGTTCTCGATCAGGGCGGAATCTATCTCGATACTGACTTCTCCATTCGCCGCAGCCTCGACTTGCTGCTCAAGCATAATTGTTTCTTCGCATTCCAACGGGTGGATCATCCAACGGATTGGGTTGCGAATGGGGTATTTGGCGCGACGCCTGGCCACTGGTTCATCAGGCAGGCGCTGGACCGCATTCTTGGACTCCGGGCCCTGCCTTTTGGCTTTGAGCGTCCGACCCGCACCGGACCAAAACTGATCACATCCCTGTTATTGCAGAACGGTCTCAAGGCATACCATCCTGATGGCGTTTATGTCCGGGACATTTATCTCTGTCCTGTCCCAGTGTTCTTCCCCTTTTTCCTGGGAGAAACGTTCACAGAGGCCTGCGTCCGGAAGGAAACCATAGGGATACATTTTTGGGAGAAATCCTGGGAAAAAGATTTACCGCGTTATATTCGCCTGGCGAAAGCCATCAAACACCAGATCGCGGGGACGCGTCTGTGATGATGGGGCAAACTGATACCGAGACAACGCTCACACGCTCCCTCCCCTCATCACCTTCCCGGGTGGCACTGATCCGTGCTGTCGGCCTGCATCCGACATCACCACTGGCCTGCCACATTCGCCGGTCGCTGGACGAGTGGGCGCACCTGGCCGCCACCGGCCACCAGCCCAGAGACGCAGCTTCATGGCGGCGCGCCGCAACGGGGACCGCCCTGCAATGGTTCGAGACCGCATCCGACGAATCCGCCCCCCCGGATGGCGCGGAGAACATGCATGACATCATCCTGGACCTG from Rhodovastum atsumiense harbors:
- a CDS encoding response regulator gives rise to the protein MALRSGEHFDVLFSDVVLPSGVSGITVAREAQRLQPELRILLTSGYAREVLAGHGATEAMEVLCKPYHHQQLLERVNALAARPVCRDG
- a CDS encoding glycosyltransferase family 32 protein: MRMIPKKIHYVWVGSPEPDRIRRYIDSWSATNPDYEIIRWNEENIDFSIPAIQNAYNRRLWSKVSDIARLMAVLDQGGIYLDTDFSIRRSLDLLLKHNCFFAFQRVDHPTDWVANGVFGATPGHWFIRQALDRILGLRALPFGFERPTRTGPKLITSLLLQNGLKAYHPDGVYVRDIYLCPVPVFFPFFLGETFTEACVRKETIGIHFWEKSWEKDLPRYIRLAKAIKHQIAGTRL
- a CDS encoding ATP-binding protein, with translation MTRQLLAFSRRQSLHAERLLFSRLVGDLAELLQRAVGESITVRMDIAAELWPCRADHAQFESAILNLVINARDAMPSGGQVVLAMGNCDIDVAAGQALELAPGQYVRVSVRDNGTGMPPEILAHVFEPFFTTKEVGKGGLGWPRCTASCTSPGGGRYPGQHAGRGHHRVTVFPP
- a CDS encoding PAS domain-containing protein — translated: MALSDSETPADPCVGAPAPSVFTHARPGLVRGQVAAAELAVAAATSVLTGWRIFAAAPDGVVFGPLRRNQRLQWDGDILALLAATALGTAMLRIHARGKRSRRQLAVTQATHEADRRYRLLAETIPQIVWTARPDGGLDYLNPQWTEFTGLSVEAGLGDGWATCLHPDDRGCIVAAWAEAVQRGHVFKAEFRARNAAGAYRALTGQAKPLRDESGGIRLWFGTATDISEIVAAREVLARQHAELERQVADRTAALVASEARFRAIFENVPDMVFVVRVGGDGKVTYEAVNPAVERLAGRPAADMLGLRVQENVLAGEAGESQVARYRACAAGRQAMRFDTSFPFSGGTRIAESILQPLAGADTQAVRILETAQDITERRQLERQLAQAQKMVAVGQLTGGVAHDFNNLLLVVLGSLEQLERRLAHGRAPEAPPVIARAKHAIDRGRS
- a CDS encoding VanZ family protein, whose amino-acid sequence is MNEIWLLRGIRIAGWACIVVIAVLSLLPAEEMVRTSLGGLIEHALAYAGTTLLLGLSYRRPFRISAAMVAYAAVLEPLQALSPGRNPAVADWAASSVGALIGAACVTFILQQITPQPQS